The following proteins are encoded in a genomic region of Streptococcus equi subsp. equi:
- the lppC gene encoding acid phosphatase precursor yields the protein MTSKKILNLVSLGLSLVLISGCTTNGEKKAAPSQDKDKQEKVVRLTNDQLRARENTMATLWYQQSEEAKALYLQGYQVAKQRLDTLLSQATDKPYSIVLDIDETVLDNSPYQAKNIKEGTGFTPDSWDKWVQKKSAKAVAGAKDFLQYANDKGVQIYYVSDRTTKQVEPTMENLEKEGIPVQGKDHFLFLEEGVKSKEGRRQKVQETTNLVLLFGDNLLDFAEFSKTSHEDRRKLLDQLHAEFGSKFIIFPNPMYGSWESSVYNGQKLDSEGQIKARDKALEAY from the coding sequence ATGACATCTAAAAAAATTCTTAACCTTGTGTCTTTAGGGTTATCGTTGGTTTTAATCTCTGGCTGTACGACAAATGGAGAGAAAAAAGCAGCTCCTAGTCAAGACAAGGATAAGCAAGAAAAGGTTGTCCGTCTAACCAATGATCAGCTAAGGGCTAGGGAAAATACCATGGCCACACTCTGGTATCAGCAGTCTGAAGAGGCTAAGGCTCTCTACTTACAGGGGTACCAAGTGGCTAAGCAGCGCTTAGATACATTATTGAGTCAAGCAACTGATAAACCATACTCTATTGTTTTGGACATTGATGAGACAGTGCTCGATAATAGTCCTTACCAGGCTAAAAATATTAAAGAGGGCACAGGCTTTACGCCGGATTCTTGGGATAAATGGGTCCAAAAGAAATCAGCCAAGGCAGTAGCAGGTGCTAAGGACTTCTTGCAGTATGCAAATGACAAGGGCGTTCAGATTTACTATGTTTCTGACAGAACGACTAAGCAAGTAGAGCCGACTATGGAAAATCTTGAAAAAGAAGGTATTCCAGTGCAAGGCAAGGATCATTTCTTGTTCTTAGAGGAGGGTGTAAAATCAAAAGAGGGCCGTCGTCAAAAGGTGCAAGAAACAACAAATCTAGTGTTGTTATTTGGTGACAATTTGCTTGATTTTGCAGAGTTTTCTAAGACCTCTCATGAAGATAGAAGAAAGCTTTTGGATCAGCTGCATGCAGAGTTTGGCAGCAAGTTTATCATCTTCCCTAATCCAATGTATGGATCATGGGAAAGCAGTGTCTATAATGGTCAAAAATTAGACAGTGAAGGCCAAATCAAAGCACGTGACAAGGCTTTAGAGGCTTATTAA
- the glnR gene encoding MerR family transcriptional regulator, translating to MKEKELRRSMAVFPIGAVMTLTDLSARQIRYYEDQELIKPERTEGNRRLFSLNDMDRLLEIKDFLDEGLNIAAIKREYAERQDKLMQKQKVLTDADVRRILHDELLNQGGFSTPSQHIGNFRI from the coding sequence ATGAAAGAAAAAGAACTCAGACGCTCAATGGCAGTCTTTCCGATCGGTGCAGTTATGACCTTGACAGATCTATCTGCTCGGCAAATTCGCTATTATGAGGACCAGGAGCTGATAAAGCCTGAGAGAACAGAGGGCAACCGTCGCTTGTTTTCCTTAAACGATATGGATAGACTTCTTGAAATCAAGGACTTTTTGGACGAAGGATTAAATATTGCGGCAATTAAGCGAGAATATGCTGAACGCCAGGATAAATTAATGCAAAAGCAAAAGGTATTGACTGATGCAGATGTGAGACGGATCTTACATGATGAGCTTCTTAATCAAGGTGGCTTTTCCACCCCTTCACAGCATATTGGGAATTTTCGTATCTAG
- the oppB gene encoding oligopeptide transport system permease has protein sequence MIKYLLKRVAILVVTLWVVITLSFFLMQVMPGTPYNSPKLTDDMIAMLNQQYGLDKPLWQQYLKYLFDILHGDFGTSYQSINQSVTTLISQRLGVSVHLGVQALIVGISSGLAVGAVSARNKNNSIDAILSVISTLGISMPSFIIGLLLLDYLGFKWNLLPLSGWGSFGQTILPTLALAIPVFAQVTRFFRSEMIETLSTDYIQLARAKGLTKRQVTRRHAYRNSMIPVLTLVGPMAAGILTGSALIEQIFSIPGIGQQFVTSIPTKDYPVIMGTTIVYALMLMVAILATDMIISIADPRVRLG, from the coding sequence ATGATTAAATATCTTTTGAAGCGAGTGGCTATTTTAGTAGTGACACTCTGGGTGGTGATTACCCTGTCCTTCTTTTTGATGCAGGTGATGCCTGGAACACCCTATAACAGTCCTAAATTAACTGATGACATGATTGCTATGCTGAATCAGCAGTACGGCTTAGATAAGCCTCTTTGGCAGCAATATTTGAAGTATTTGTTTGATATTCTTCATGGTGACTTTGGCACCAGCTATCAGTCGATTAATCAATCAGTGACAACCCTGATCTCGCAGCGTCTGGGGGTATCTGTGCACTTAGGAGTACAGGCGCTTATTGTTGGTATTAGCTCTGGCTTAGCTGTTGGTGCTGTCTCAGCGCGGAATAAAAATAATAGCATTGATGCCATTTTAAGTGTTATCTCAACGCTTGGTATTTCCATGCCGTCCTTTATCATTGGCTTGCTGCTGCTGGATTATTTGGGCTTTAAATGGAATTTACTTCCCTTGTCTGGCTGGGGAAGCTTTGGGCAAACGATTTTGCCGACGCTTGCTTTAGCTATTCCGGTCTTTGCTCAGGTGACCCGTTTTTTCCGCAGCGAGATGATCGAGACCTTATCGACAGATTATATTCAGCTAGCTAGGGCGAAGGGCTTGACTAAGCGTCAGGTGACTCGTCGGCATGCTTACCGCAATTCGATGATTCCTGTGTTAACCTTGGTTGGTCCGATGGCTGCTGGTATTTTGACGGGATCAGCCCTGATTGAGCAGATTTTTTCCATTCCGGGGATTGGGCAGCAGTTTGTGACCTCTATTCCCACCAAGGATTACCCAGTGATTATGGGAACAACGATTGTCTATGCGCTAATGCTGATGGTTGCTATTTTGGCAACTGATATGATCATTAGTATCGCAGATCCACGTGTTCGTTTGGGATAG
- the oppC_1 gene encoding oligopeptide transport system permease produces MLEETKSFKLVGAGSLATQEKIEKPALSFLQDAWRRLKHNKLAVIAMGFLAVLLLFSIGSLFVVSTDDANSFNSKEVSIYRNLPPKLSSSLPFWNGTITYAGNTEPNDAYADQGVPEDKAFLLGTDNLGRSIGKRITVGIRISLLIAIVATLIDLVIGVTYGLVSGFVGGKTDMVMQRIIEIISSIPNLVIVTMLGLLLGNGVTSIIISIAIVGWTSMARQVRNLTLSYRERDFVLASRALGESNIRIAFKHVLPNISGIIIVQIMMTVPSAIMYESVLSAINLGVKPPTASIGSLITDAQESLQYYPYQVLLPAFALVLISLAFILLGDGLRDAFDPKSSDE; encoded by the coding sequence ATGCTAGAAGAAACAAAATCATTTAAGCTTGTTGGAGCAGGTAGCTTAGCGACACAAGAAAAAATTGAAAAGCCGGCGCTTTCCTTTCTTCAGGACGCTTGGCGTAGGCTAAAGCACAATAAACTAGCTGTTATTGCGATGGGGTTTTTAGCTGTGCTGCTTTTGTTTTCTATTGGTTCTTTATTTGTTGTATCTACAGATGATGCCAATAGCTTTAACAGTAAGGAGGTAAGCATATACCGTAACCTGCCGCCAAAGCTAAGCAGCAGCTTGCCATTTTGGAATGGGACCATTACCTACGCTGGTAATACAGAGCCCAATGACGCTTATGCGGATCAAGGGGTCCCAGAGGACAAGGCCTTCTTACTCGGGACGGATAATCTGGGGCGCAGTATTGGAAAACGTATTACGGTAGGGATTCGTATTTCTCTTTTGATTGCTATTGTCGCAACCCTGATCGATCTAGTGATTGGGGTAACCTATGGCTTGGTCTCAGGCTTTGTTGGTGGCAAGACTGACATGGTGATGCAGCGGATCATTGAGATTATCTCCTCTATTCCAAACCTTGTTATTGTGACCATGCTTGGTCTTTTGCTTGGCAATGGTGTGACTTCAATTATTATTTCAATTGCGATTGTAGGCTGGACCTCAATGGCTAGGCAGGTCCGCAACCTAACCCTGTCTTATCGAGAGCGTGATTTCGTCCTTGCTTCTCGTGCCTTGGGAGAAAGTAATATCAGGATTGCCTTTAAGCATGTATTGCCAAATATTTCAGGGATTATTATTGTTCAAATCATGATGACTGTTCCGAGTGCTATCATGTATGAGTCAGTTTTATCTGCGATTAATTTAGGCGTTAAGCCACCGACAGCTTCGATTGGTTCATTGATTACTGATGCACAAGAAAGCCTGCAATATTATCCTTATCAGGTGCTGCTGCCGGCTTTTGCCTTGGTGTTAATTTCGCTAGCCTTTATTTTGTTGGGTGATGGCTTGCGTGACGCTTTTGATCCAAAATCAAGTGATGAATAG
- the pgk gene encoding phosphoglycerate kinase — MAKLTVKDLDLKGKKVLVRVDFNVPLKNGVITNDNRISAALPTIKYIIEHGGRAILFSHLGRVKEEADKEGKSLAPVAKNLAEKLGQEVIFPGSTRGAELEAAIDALEDGQVLLVENTRFEDIDGKKESKNDPELGKYWASLGEGIFVNDAFGTAHRAHASNVGISANVEKAVAGFLLENEIAYIKEAVETPERPFVAILGGSKVSDKIGVIENLLEKADKVLIGGGMTYTFYKAQGIEIGNSLCEEDKLDVAKSLLEKSNGKLVLPVDSKEANAFADYTEVKVTEGEAVDTGFLGLDIGPKSIAKFDEALTGAKTVVWNGPMGVFENPDFQEGTIGVMDAIVKQPGVKSIIGGGDSAAAAINLGRADKFSWISTGGGASMELLEGKELPGLAALTEK; from the coding sequence ATGGCTAAATTGACTGTTAAAGACCTTGACCTAAAGGGTAAAAAAGTGCTCGTTCGCGTTGACTTTAATGTCCCTTTGAAAAATGGTGTTATTACAAACGATAACCGTATTTCTGCAGCACTTCCAACAATCAAATACATTATTGAGCATGGTGGTCGCGCTATCCTTTTCTCACACCTAGGACGTGTGAAGGAAGAGGCAGACAAGGAAGGCAAATCATTGGCGCCAGTAGCGAAAAACTTGGCTGAAAAGCTTGGTCAAGAGGTTATTTTCCCTGGTAGCACTCGTGGGGCAGAGCTTGAAGCTGCTATTGATGCTCTTGAGGATGGACAGGTTCTTTTGGTTGAAAACACTCGCTTTGAGGATATTGACGGTAAAAAGGAATCTAAAAACGATCCAGAGCTTGGTAAATACTGGGCATCACTAGGAGAAGGAATCTTTGTTAATGATGCCTTTGGTACAGCTCACCGCGCTCATGCGTCAAACGTTGGTATCTCTGCAAATGTTGAAAAAGCAGTGGCTGGTTTCCTTCTTGAAAATGAAATTGCCTATATCAAGGAAGCTGTTGAGACTCCAGAGCGTCCATTTGTCGCTATTCTTGGTGGTTCAAAGGTTTCTGATAAGATCGGTGTGATTGAAAACCTTCTTGAAAAAGCTGATAAGGTGCTTATCGGTGGTGGTATGACCTATACCTTCTACAAAGCTCAAGGTATTGAAATTGGAAACTCACTTTGTGAAGAGGACAAGCTTGATGTGGCAAAATCACTTCTTGAAAAATCAAATGGCAAGCTTGTTTTACCAGTTGATTCCAAAGAAGCAAACGCTTTTGCAGATTACACTGAAGTGAAGGTAACTGAGGGTGAAGCAGTTGATACAGGCTTCCTTGGTCTTGACATCGGTCCAAAATCTATCGCTAAATTTGATGAAGCCCTGACAGGTGCTAAAACAGTTGTTTGGAATGGTCCTATGGGTGTCTTTGAAAACCCTGATTTCCAAGAAGGTACAATTGGTGTGATGGACGCTATTGTGAAGCAGCCAGGTGTTAAGTCAATCATCGGTGGAGGTGATTCAGCAGCGGCAGCCATCAACCTTGGACGTGCAGATAAATTCTCATGGATTAGTACAGGTGGAGGTGCTTCAATGGAGCTTCTTGAAGGTAAGGAGCTTCCAGGCTTAGCAGCTCTTACAGAAAAATAA
- the glnA gene encoding glutamine synthetase — protein sequence MAITAADVRREVKEKHVTFLRLMFTDIMGVMKNVEIPATEEQLDKVLSNKVMFDGSSIEGFVRINESDMYLYPDLDTWIVFPWGDENGTVGGLICDIYTAEGKPFAGDPRGNLKRALKHMDEVGYQSFNLGPEPEFFLFKIDEAGEPTLEVNDKGGYFDLAPIDLADNTRREIVNVLTKMGFEVEASHHEVAVGQHEIDFKYADALKACDNIQIFKLVVKTIAREHGLYATFMAKPKFGIAGSGMHCNMSLFDKGGNNAFYDENDKRGMKLSDDAYYFLGGLMKHAYNYTAITNPTVNSYKRLVPGYEAPVYVAWAGSNRSPLIRVPASRGMGTRLELRSVDPTANPYLALAVLLEAGLDGIINKIEAPAPIEANIYMMTAEERNAAGIVDLPSTLHNALKALQKDEVIQKALGDHIYTNFLEAKRIEWSSYATFVSQWEIDNYLHNY from the coding sequence ATGGCAATCACAGCAGCTGATGTTCGTCGCGAGGTCAAAGAAAAGCATGTGACCTTTCTTCGGTTGATGTTTACGGACATTATGGGTGTTATGAAAAACGTTGAGATACCTGCAACTGAGGAGCAATTAGATAAAGTCCTATCTAATAAGGTCATGTTTGATGGCTCCTCGATTGAAGGCTTTGTGCGTATCAATGAATCAGATATGTATCTCTATCCTGATTTAGACACTTGGATCGTCTTTCCTTGGGGAGATGAAAATGGAACTGTTGGTGGCTTGATTTGTGATATTTACACTGCTGAAGGCAAGCCCTTTGCTGGTGACCCACGTGGCAACCTAAAAAGAGCCTTGAAGCATATGGATGAGGTTGGCTATCAGTCCTTTAACCTTGGTCCAGAGCCAGAATTTTTCTTGTTTAAGATAGATGAAGCTGGAGAACCAACGCTTGAGGTCAATGACAAGGGAGGCTATTTTGACCTCGCTCCGATTGATCTGGCAGACAATACCCGTCGTGAAATTGTTAATGTCTTGACCAAAATGGGCTTTGAGGTCGAAGCCAGCCACCATGAGGTAGCTGTCGGTCAGCATGAAATTGACTTTAAATATGCAGATGCCTTGAAGGCCTGTGATAATATTCAGATCTTTAAGCTTGTGGTCAAAACCATTGCGCGTGAGCACGGGCTCTACGCTACCTTTATGGCAAAGCCGAAATTTGGTATTGCCGGCTCAGGTATGCATTGTAACATGTCCTTATTTGATAAAGGGGGCAACAATGCCTTTTATGATGAAAATGATAAGCGTGGCATGAAGCTATCAGATGATGCCTATTATTTCTTAGGTGGGTTGATGAAGCATGCTTACAATTACACCGCTATCACAAATCCAACGGTTAATTCCTACAAGCGCTTGGTTCCTGGTTATGAGGCTCCTGTTTATGTTGCTTGGGCAGGAAGCAATCGTTCACCTCTTATTCGTGTTCCTGCTTCTCGTGGTATGGGGACTCGTTTAGAATTGCGTTCGGTTGATCCAACAGCCAATCCTTATTTAGCACTTGCCGTTTTACTAGAGGCAGGCTTAGATGGTATCATTAATAAAATTGAAGCGCCGGCACCGATTGAGGCTAATATTTACATGATGACAGCAGAGGAGCGCAATGCTGCTGGCATTGTTGATTTACCGTCAACACTCCATAATGCTCTAAAGGCGCTTCAAAAGGATGAGGTCATTCAAAAGGCTTTAGGTGATCATATTTACACCAACTTTTTAGAGGCAAAACGGATTGAATGGTCTTCCTATGCGACCTTTGTTTCGCAATGGGAGATTGATAATTACTTACACAACTATTAG
- a CDS encoding membrane protein: MNYHFDASKLKLGMRTFKTGLAVFFVLLLFHFFDFQGLQIGALTAVFSLRESFDKTISFGTSRILGNSIGGFFAIIFYLLDTLFQGAFWVTLVFVPILTMLTIMFNVAFNNQSGIIGAVAALLIITLSIPTGEAFMYVIARVFETFCGVFIAILVNTDVELIRNKWLSRKLKK, from the coding sequence ATGAATTATCATTTTGATGCCTCTAAGTTAAAGTTGGGCATGCGTACGTTTAAAACTGGCTTAGCTGTGTTTTTTGTTTTGCTTTTGTTTCATTTTTTTGATTTTCAGGGCCTGCAGATAGGGGCCTTGACAGCTGTTTTTAGCTTGAGAGAGAGCTTTGATAAGACGATCTCCTTTGGCACCTCTCGTATTTTAGGAAATTCGATTGGTGGTTTTTTTGCGATTATATTTTACCTGCTTGATACTCTTTTTCAGGGCGCATTTTGGGTTACCTTGGTTTTTGTTCCGATATTGACGATGCTAACCATTATGTTTAATGTGGCTTTTAATAATCAATCTGGCATCATCGGTGCAGTTGCTGCTCTTTTAATTATCACCTTGTCTATTCCTACTGGCGAAGCTTTTATGTATGTTATTGCTCGGGTTTTTGAAACCTTTTGTGGGGTTTTTATTGCCATTCTTGTCAATACAGACGTGGAGCTGATTAGAAATAAGTGGTTGAGCAGGAAGCTCAAAAAATGA
- the gsiA_1 gene encoding di-tripeptide transporter ATP-binding protein has product MTNETILSVKNLHVDFKTYAGDVKAIRDISFELKKGETLAIVGESGSGKSVTTRTLMGLNAKNASISGNICFKGKQLNELKEEEWVKVRGNEIAMIFQDPMTSLDPTMTIGMQIAEAIMIHQSIHKTEALKRALDLMRQVGIPNAEEHLKDYPHQWSGGMRQRAVIAIALAANPDILIADEPTTALDVTIQAQILKLMKDIQSQTASSIIFITHDLGVVAGMVDRVAVMYAGKIVEYGTVDEVFYHPQHPYTWGLLNSMPTTATAAGSLRSIPGTPPDLLNPPKGDAFAARNEFALDIDHIKEPPMFKVSDSHYAATWLLDERAPKITPPFPIRKRWAKWQEMEERKA; this is encoded by the coding sequence ATGACGAATGAAACCATTTTAAGTGTCAAAAACCTCCATGTTGATTTTAAAACCTACGCTGGAGATGTTAAGGCGATTCGTGATATCAGCTTTGAGCTAAAAAAGGGAGAGACTCTTGCGATTGTGGGAGAATCAGGCTCAGGGAAATCTGTAACCACTCGCACGCTGATGGGGTTAAATGCTAAGAATGCAAGTATTTCAGGGAATATTTGCTTTAAGGGCAAGCAGCTCAATGAGCTGAAGGAGGAGGAATGGGTCAAGGTGCGTGGCAATGAAATTGCAATGATCTTCCAGGATCCGATGACCAGCCTTGATCCTACCATGACAATTGGCATGCAGATTGCAGAGGCAATAATGATTCATCAAAGCATTCATAAGACAGAAGCCTTGAAGCGTGCTTTAGACCTGATGCGTCAGGTTGGTATCCCAAATGCTGAGGAGCACCTTAAGGATTACCCACATCAGTGGTCTGGGGGCATGCGGCAACGGGCTGTTATTGCCATTGCTCTAGCTGCCAATCCTGATATTTTGATTGCAGATGAGCCGACAACAGCTCTTGATGTTACCATTCAGGCCCAGATTTTGAAGCTGATGAAGGATATTCAGTCTCAGACCGCATCATCGATTATCTTTATTACGCATGACCTTGGTGTTGTTGCTGGAATGGTAGATCGCGTTGCTGTCATGTATGCTGGAAAGATTGTCGAATATGGAACGGTTGACGAGGTATTTTATCATCCGCAGCACCCTTATACCTGGGGCTTGCTCAATTCGATGCCAACAACAGCTACTGCAGCAGGTAGCTTGAGGTCTATTCCCGGAACGCCGCCAGATTTATTAAACCCTCCAAAGGGAGATGCTTTTGCTGCCCGTAATGAGTTTGCCCTAGACATTGACCATATCAAAGAGCCTCCAATGTTCAAGGTAAGTGACAGCCACTACGCAGCAACCTGGTTGCTAGATGAGCGTGCTCCTAAAATAACCCCTCCATTCCCAATCCGCAAGCGTTGGGCAAAATGGCAGGAAATGGAAGAGAGGAAGGCTTAA
- the oppA gene encoding peptide binding protein, with protein MTVLGTKACKRLGLAAVTLASVAALMACGNKQSASTDKKSEINWYTPTEIITLDISKNTDTYSALAIGNSGSNLLRADAKGKLQPDLAEKVDVSEDGLTYTATLRDGLKWSDGSDLTAEDFVYSWQRMVDPKTASEYAYLATESHLKNAEDINSGKNPDLDSLGVKADGNKVIFTLTEPAPQFKSLLSFSNFVPQKESFVKDAGKDYGTTSEKQIYSGPYIVKDWNGTSGTFKLVKNKNYWDAKNVKTETVNVQTVKKPDTAVQMYKQGKLDFANISGTSAIYNANKKHKDVVPVLEATTAYIVYNQTGAIEGLNSLKIRQALNLATDRKGIVSAAVDTGSKPATALVPTGLAKLSDGTDLTEHVAPGYKYDDKEAAKLFKEGLAELGKDALTITITADADAPAAKSAVDYIKETWETALPGLTVEEKFVPFKQRLEDTKNQNFEVAVVLWGGDYPKGSTFYGLFKSGSAYNYGKFTNADYDAAYNKALTTDALNTDAAADDYKAAEKALYDNALYNPLYFRSGEGLQNPSIKGLIRNSTGLNVDFTYAYKD; from the coding sequence ATGACAGTACTAGGAACAAAAGCATGTAAGCGTCTGGGCTTAGCGGCAGTTACGCTAGCCTCTGTTGCTGCCTTGATGGCTTGTGGAAATAAGCAATCAGCGTCAACAGACAAAAAGAGTGAGATTAATTGGTATACGCCAACTGAGATCATCACACTTGATATCTCAAAAAATACAGATACCTATTCTGCTTTGGCTATTGGTAATTCTGGCAGTAACCTTTTGCGTGCTGATGCTAAGGGGAAATTACAGCCTGATTTGGCTGAAAAGGTTGATGTGTCAGAGGACGGCTTGACCTATACAGCAACCCTGCGAGATGGCTTGAAATGGTCTGATGGTAGTGATCTAACAGCAGAGGACTTTGTGTACAGCTGGCAGCGAATGGTCGATCCTAAGACAGCCTCAGAGTACGCTTACTTGGCAACTGAGTCACATCTGAAAAACGCAGAGGACATTAATAGCGGGAAAAATCCTGATCTAGACTCTCTAGGGGTAAAGGCTGATGGGAATAAGGTTATTTTTACCTTAACGGAGCCAGCACCACAATTTAAGAGCTTGCTGTCCTTCTCTAACTTTGTTCCTCAAAAAGAATCCTTTGTCAAGGACGCTGGCAAGGACTATGGGACAACATCAGAAAAACAAATTTATTCTGGTCCTTATATTGTCAAGGACTGGAATGGCACTAGCGGAACCTTTAAGCTAGTAAAGAATAAAAACTATTGGGACGCCAAAAACGTCAAAACTGAGACAGTTAATGTTCAAACGGTTAAAAAGCCAGATACAGCTGTTCAAATGTACAAGCAAGGTAAGCTAGACTTTGCAAATATTTCTGGTACCTCAGCTATTTACAATGCTAATAAAAAGCATAAGGACGTTGTTCCGGTTCTTGAGGCAACAACAGCCTATATCGTATATAACCAGACAGGAGCTATTGAAGGCTTGAACAGTCTTAAAATTCGTCAAGCCTTGAATTTGGCAACAGACCGTAAGGGAATTGTATCTGCGGCTGTTGATACAGGCTCAAAGCCGGCTACAGCGCTGGTTCCTACAGGTCTTGCTAAATTATCTGACGGAACAGATCTAACAGAGCATGTGGCACCTGGCTATAAATACGATGACAAGGAAGCTGCAAAGCTCTTCAAGGAAGGCTTGGCAGAGCTGGGCAAGGATGCCTTGACAATCACCATCACAGCTGATGCTGATGCGCCGGCTGCCAAGTCTGCAGTGGATTACATCAAGGAAACCTGGGAAACAGCTCTTCCTGGCTTGACCGTTGAAGAGAAATTTGTTCCTTTCAAGCAACGTCTTGAGGATACTAAAAACCAAAACTTTGAGGTTGCAGTTGTTCTTTGGGGTGGTGATTATCCAAAAGGGTCTACCTTCTATGGCTTGTTTAAATCAGGGTCTGCTTATAACTATGGTAAATTTACGAATGCAGACTATGATGCGGCCTACAACAAGGCTCTAACAACAGATGCCTTGAATACAGATGCGGCTGCTGATGATTATAAGGCGGCAGAAAAAGCCCTTTATGACAATGCCCTTTACAATCCCCTTTACTTCCGTAGCGGTGAAGGCCTGCAAAATCCAAGCATCAAAGGTCTTATCCGTAATTCAACTGGTCTAAATGTTGACTTTACTTACGCTTATAAGGACTAG
- the gap gene encoding glyceraldehyde-3-phosphate dehydrogenase, translated as MVVKVGINGFGRIGRLAFRLIQNVEGVEVTRINDLTDPAMLAHLLKYDSTQGRFDGDVEVVEGGFNVNGKFVKVSAEANPENIDWASQEVDIVLEATGFFASKAGAEKHLHANGAKKVVITAPGGNDVKTVVFNTNHEILDGTETVISGASCTTNCLAPMAKVLQDKFGVVEGLMTTIHGYTGDQMTLDAPHRKGDFRRARAAAVNIVPNSTGAAKAIGLVIPELNGKLDGAAQRVPVPTGSVTELVSVLEKDVTADEVNAAMKAAANDSFGYTEDQIVSSDVVGIHYGSLFDATQTKVLTVDGKQLVKTVSWYDNEMSYTAQLVRTLEYFAKIAK; from the coding sequence ATGGTAGTTAAAGTTGGTATTAACGGTTTCGGTCGTATCGGTCGTCTTGCGTTCCGTCTTATCCAAAATGTAGAAGGTGTTGAAGTAACTCGCATCAACGACTTGACAGATCCAGCCATGTTAGCACATCTTTTAAAATATGATTCAACTCAAGGACGCTTTGATGGCGACGTTGAAGTAGTAGAAGGTGGATTTAACGTTAACGGTAAATTTGTTAAGGTTTCTGCTGAAGCTAACCCTGAAAACATTGACTGGGCTTCACAAGAAGTAGATATCGTTTTGGAAGCAACTGGTTTCTTCGCTTCAAAAGCTGGTGCTGAAAAGCACTTACACGCTAATGGTGCTAAGAAGGTTGTTATCACTGCTCCTGGTGGAAACGATGTTAAAACTGTTGTTTTCAACACTAACCACGAAATTCTTGATGGTACTGAAACAGTTATCTCAGGTGCTTCATGTACAACTAACTGTCTTGCCCCAATGGCTAAAGTTCTTCAAGACAAATTTGGTGTTGTTGAAGGCTTGATGACAACTATCCATGGTTACACTGGTGACCAAATGACTCTTGATGCACCACACCGTAAGGGTGATTTCCGTCGTGCACGTGCTGCAGCTGTGAACATTGTTCCTAACTCAACTGGTGCTGCAAAAGCTATCGGTCTTGTTATTCCAGAGCTTAACGGTAAGCTTGACGGTGCTGCACAACGTGTTCCAGTTCCAACAGGATCTGTTACTGAGTTAGTATCTGTACTTGAAAAAGACGTTACAGCTGACGAAGTGAATGCTGCAATGAAGGCTGCTGCAAACGACAGTTTTGGTTACACTGAAGATCAAATCGTATCAAGCGACGTTGTAGGTATCCACTATGGTTCATTGTTTGATGCAACTCAAACTAAGGTATTGACAGTTGATGGTAAACAATTGGTTAAAACTGTTTCATGGTATGACAACGAAATGTCATACACTGCTCAGCTTGTTCGTACACTTGAGTACTTTGCAAAAATTGCTAAATAA